A window of the Candidatus Paraluminiphilus aquimaris genome harbors these coding sequences:
- a CDS encoding patatin-like phospholipase family protein: MKALELRVGKTAAKRLESEGWHADLIDGLIGASGGPKWLILGRMDRVLIADLLAGRSRPLDAVGSSIGSWRHAAMAQPDPVEAYDRFEKAYLAQSYRSAKPSVPEITQVALWLMNSLLGEQGGHSVATHPWLRSHIVTARGKGLNAQQPGKRLIAGMGMAALGNAVSRRTLPASFQRVVFAPEQASPLRPLLDGFDTQYVGLSEANVFHALMASGAIPYVFEGVYEIEGAGKGAFWDGGIIDYHFDLQRLPRDEVWLYPHFSNRTTVGWFDKFLPWRADQQVSVDQLIMICPTDEFIASLPFGKIPDRRDFGKIPESVRETYWHRCVDESQRLADEFHQLINGSNPLSGAIKL, from the coding sequence ATGAAAGCCCTCGAACTTAGAGTGGGGAAAACGGCAGCGAAACGTCTTGAGTCTGAAGGTTGGCACGCCGACCTAATCGATGGCCTTATTGGCGCATCCGGTGGCCCAAAGTGGTTGATATTGGGTCGTATGGACCGCGTGCTTATTGCCGATCTTTTGGCCGGTCGCAGCAGGCCGCTGGATGCCGTGGGTTCGTCGATCGGTTCTTGGCGCCACGCTGCTATGGCGCAGCCCGACCCAGTTGAGGCCTACGACCGGTTTGAGAAGGCCTATTTGGCGCAGTCTTATCGATCAGCGAAGCCCAGTGTGCCGGAGATTACCCAAGTCGCGCTCTGGTTGATGAATTCGCTACTGGGAGAGCAGGGCGGGCATTCTGTCGCTACGCACCCTTGGCTTCGCTCCCACATTGTGACAGCGCGTGGTAAGGGCTTGAACGCTCAACAGCCGGGCAAGCGTCTCATAGCAGGCATGGGAATGGCCGCTTTGGGAAATGCCGTGAGCCGCAGAACACTTCCTGCCTCATTTCAACGTGTGGTCTTTGCACCAGAGCAGGCGTCGCCGCTACGTCCTCTGTTAGACGGTTTTGATACCCAGTACGTTGGGCTGAGCGAGGCAAATGTGTTCCACGCCTTGATGGCAAGTGGCGCTATTCCTTATGTGTTTGAGGGAGTATATGAGATAGAAGGCGCAGGAAAGGGCGCTTTTTGGGACGGTGGCATCATCGACTATCACTTCGATTTGCAACGCTTACCCAGAGATGAAGTTTGGTTATATCCGCACTTTAGTAATCGCACGACAGTGGGTTGGTTCGATAAGTTTTTGCCCTGGCGGGCGGACCAACAGGTTTCCGTCGATCAGTTGATCATGATCTGCCCAACAGATGAGTTCATCGCGTCCCTCCCGTTTGGAAAAATTCCCGACCGCCGCGACTTTGGGAAAATTCCTGAGTCGGTAAGAGAGACCTATTGGCATAGGTGCGTGGATGAGTCACAGCGATTGGCTGACGAATTCCACCAATTGATCAACGGTTCCAACCCACTGTCAGGCGCCATTAAACTTTAG
- a CDS encoding chorismate-binding protein gives MFERAIVRNPDASDWSLLTNCVDVVLATEHAGVLGAIEAAERRAQSEALHAVGYVAYEASHAFDSKFPKRDIDIPLVCFALFSDETRLDSLGGLYAPESASPDNWELRESQSSFESKVDAIRQMIGAGEVYQINLTSRMRQGEIVTLADFARWSQDMPYAVYLEGPELTICSASPELFFEREEGVVCSKPMKGTVGRRTDATADESSARWLKHSRKNRAENVMITDMVRNDLARISATGKVSVDELFGVERYPSVWQMTSTVKSEVDASLAEIFRALFPAASITGAPKRAALDVIHSLEDDPREIYTGAVGRIKPSGSVCFNVAIRTAWSASATGDSRFGSGCGIVWDSEPTEEFEELKTKARILKQPDPAFHLFETMGIVSGAIPRRARHLSRLAKSAAYWSFAFDIHAAETYLDALLSEVAEGATSSDSETQTLRLRLQLARSGAITHRCEPIELSSSQTSLSSEYPVVELALVQSAVEADDAYLAHKTSRREAYDRAVRETPAGCEPIMFNTVGNVTESAIANIVYQVGGELFTPPLGDGLLPGVLRDELLNERKITERALPVTELGAVEAFWLINSLRGWRRAVLHADSA, from the coding sequence ATGTTTGAGCGCGCAATAGTCAGGAACCCAGATGCCAGTGATTGGTCACTGTTGACCAATTGTGTCGATGTAGTGCTTGCCACTGAACACGCTGGGGTGTTGGGTGCGATTGAAGCCGCCGAGCGACGCGCACAATCTGAGGCGTTACACGCAGTAGGATATGTGGCCTACGAGGCGAGCCATGCCTTCGATAGTAAATTCCCGAAGCGTGATATTGATATTCCCCTCGTGTGCTTTGCGCTCTTTTCTGACGAGACCCGTCTTGATTCACTGGGTGGACTGTATGCGCCTGAGAGTGCATCGCCCGATAACTGGGAGCTACGAGAAAGCCAAAGCTCTTTTGAGTCTAAGGTTGACGCCATTCGCCAGATGATTGGCGCCGGCGAGGTTTATCAGATCAACCTGACATCGCGCATGCGTCAGGGTGAGATCGTGACGCTCGCTGACTTTGCGCGGTGGTCGCAGGATATGCCTTACGCGGTGTACCTCGAAGGACCTGAGCTGACGATATGTTCAGCATCACCCGAGCTCTTTTTTGAACGAGAGGAGGGGGTCGTTTGCAGTAAGCCGATGAAAGGTACCGTTGGTCGTCGGACCGATGCTACGGCGGATGAATCCAGCGCTCGCTGGTTGAAGCACTCGCGAAAGAATCGGGCTGAAAACGTCATGATCACGGACATGGTACGAAATGACTTAGCGCGCATTTCGGCCACTGGGAAGGTGTCGGTGGACGAACTTTTTGGTGTGGAGCGTTACCCCAGCGTTTGGCAAATGACCTCTACCGTGAAAAGCGAGGTGGATGCCAGTCTTGCTGAGATTTTCCGGGCACTCTTTCCTGCCGCTTCGATTACGGGTGCGCCAAAACGTGCAGCGCTCGATGTCATTCATAGTTTAGAAGACGATCCTCGAGAGATTTACACAGGAGCGGTCGGTCGGATTAAGCCCTCCGGGTCAGTCTGCTTCAATGTGGCGATACGCACTGCATGGAGCGCGTCAGCCACAGGAGACAGTCGCTTTGGCTCAGGCTGTGGCATCGTCTGGGATTCAGAGCCTACTGAGGAGTTCGAAGAGCTCAAAACAAAAGCGAGAATTCTCAAGCAGCCTGATCCCGCATTTCATTTGTTCGAGACCATGGGCATCGTCAGTGGGGCGATCCCGCGCCGTGCGCGTCATCTATCGCGACTCGCAAAGTCGGCAGCGTACTGGTCGTTTGCGTTTGATATCCATGCAGCCGAGACCTACCTCGATGCGCTCCTGAGTGAAGTGGCCGAGGGAGCGACTTCCAGTGACTCAGAGACTCAGACGCTCCGGTTGCGCCTGCAACTCGCACGAAGTGGTGCAATCACCCATCGCTGTGAACCGATCGAGCTCAGTTCATCGCAAACGAGCTTATCCAGCGAATACCCTGTCGTTGAGTTGGCCCTGGTTCAGTCCGCTGTCGAAGCCGATGACGCCTACCTTGCGCACAAGACGAGTCGACGTGAGGCTTATGATCGTGCGGTGCGAGAGACTCCTGCCGGTTGCGAGCCTATTATGTTCAATACCGTGGGTAATGTTACCGAGAGTGCGATCGCGAACATTGTTTATCAAGTTGGCGGTGAGCTGTTTACGCCGCCGCTCGGTGATGGTTTGTTACCCGGTGTCTTGCGGGATGAATTACTTAATGAGCGAAAGATTACCGAGCGCGCATTGCCGGTCACCGAGCTGGGAGCAGTTGAAGCGTTTTGGCTGATCAACTCGTTACGCGGCTGGCGCAGGGCCGTTTTGCATGCAGACTCCGCTTAA
- a CDS encoding TIGR03643 family protein, with protein MEATFGLSEPETIKLMRRTMKPSSFRLWRKRVSGRVTKHRKLRGFDVGRGYCPTQYKR; from the coding sequence ATAGAAGCGACGTTTGGACTCAGCGAACCTGAAACAATCAAACTCATGCGACGCACCATGAAGCCAAGTTCGTTTCGTTTGTGGCGAAAAAGGGTCTCTGGCCGGGTTACCAAGCACAGAAAGTTACGTGGTTTTGACGTGGGACGCGGATACTGCCCGACCCAATATAAGCGCTGA